The Xanthomonas sp. CFBP 8443 genome has a window encoding:
- a CDS encoding GNAT family N-acetyltransferase, whose product MAALRIRPATADDAALILRLIRELARYERAEDAVQTDEAGLRASLFGPGATAHALICEADAQPIGYAVYFYNYSTWLGRNGLYLEDLYVAPEHRGGGAGKALLRHLARQAVAEGCGRFEWSVLDWNRPAIDFYEAIGARAQDEWTVYRLQGEALARFAAG is encoded by the coding sequence ATGGCCGCGTTGCGCATCCGCCCTGCCACGGCCGACGACGCGGCGCTGATCCTGCGCCTGATCCGCGAGCTGGCCCGCTACGAGCGCGCCGAGGACGCGGTGCAGACCGACGAGGCCGGCCTGCGCGCCAGCCTGTTCGGCCCCGGCGCCACCGCGCATGCGCTGATCTGCGAAGCCGATGCGCAGCCGATCGGCTACGCGGTGTACTTCTACAACTACTCGACCTGGCTCGGCCGCAACGGCCTGTACCTGGAAGACCTGTACGTGGCCCCGGAACACCGCGGCGGCGGCGCCGGCAAGGCCTTGCTGCGGCACCTGGCCAGGCAGGCCGTGGCCGAGGGCTGCGGCCGCTTCGAGTGGTCGGTGCTGGACTGGAACCGGCCGGCGATCGATTTCTACGAAGCCATCGGCGCGCGGGCGCAGGACGAATGGACCGTGTACCGCCTGCAGGGCGAGGCGCTGGCCCGGTTCGCAGCCGGCTGA
- the rpe gene encoding ribulose-phosphate 3-epimerase, producing MSDCIISPSILSADFARLGEEVDNVLKAGADWIHFDVMDNHYVPNLTIGPMVCQALRKHGVTAPIDVHLMVEPVDRLIPDFAEAGASLISFHPEASRHVHRTIQLIKSHGCKAGLVLNPATPVDILDWVLGDLDLVLVMSVNPGFGGQAFIPSALDKLRAIRGRIDASGKPIRLEIDGGVKPDNIAAIAAAGADTFVAGSAIFNAPDYAAVIAQMRAAVAAR from the coding sequence ATGTCCGACTGCATCATCTCCCCGTCCATCCTCTCCGCCGATTTCGCCCGCCTCGGCGAGGAAGTGGACAACGTCCTCAAGGCCGGCGCCGACTGGATCCATTTCGACGTGATGGACAACCATTACGTGCCGAACCTGACCATCGGCCCGATGGTGTGCCAGGCGCTGCGCAAGCACGGCGTCACCGCGCCGATCGACGTGCACCTCATGGTCGAGCCGGTGGACCGGCTGATCCCGGATTTCGCCGAGGCCGGGGCCAGCCTCATCAGCTTCCACCCCGAAGCCAGCCGCCACGTGCACCGCACGATCCAGCTGATCAAGTCGCATGGCTGCAAGGCCGGCCTGGTGCTCAACCCGGCCACCCCGGTGGACATCCTCGACTGGGTACTCGGCGACCTGGACCTGGTGCTGGTGATGTCGGTCAACCCGGGCTTCGGCGGCCAGGCCTTCATCCCCTCGGCGCTGGACAAGCTGCGCGCGATCCGCGGCCGGATCGACGCCAGCGGCAAGCCGATCCGGCTGGAGATCGATGGCGGGGTCAAGCCGGACAACATCGCCGCGATCGCCGCGGCCGGCGCCGACACCTTCGTCGCCGGTTCGGCCATCTTCAATGCGCCCGACTATGCCGCGGTGATCGCGCAGATGCGCGCAGCGGTGGCGGCGCGCTGA